Proteins encoded by one window of Sediminicoccus rosea:
- a CDS encoding branched-chain amino acid aminotransferase encodes MALVPFDDRDGVIWWNGEFRPWRDSKLHVLSHGLHYASAVFEGERCYGGEIFKLREHTERLLQSGRILGFEIPYTAQQIDDACNETIRRNGLTNAYVRPIAWRGAEEMGVAAKATTVQLAIAVWEWGAYFGVEQRMKGVNLAMAKWRRPHPETAPTASKAAGLYMIGTMSKEAAMDEGADDAMMLDWKGDLAEATGANAFFVMDGEVHTPKPTCFLDGITRRTVMDLARKRQMKVVERVIHPDELPKASEVFLAGTAAEVTPVRRIGTQDFTPGAITETLMKDYDALVNRRG; translated from the coding sequence ATGGCCCTGGTTCCCTTCGATGATCGCGACGGCGTGATCTGGTGGAATGGCGAATTCCGCCCCTGGCGCGATTCGAAGCTGCACGTCCTGTCCCATGGCCTCCATTATGCCTCCGCCGTCTTCGAGGGCGAGCGTTGCTACGGCGGCGAGATCTTCAAGCTGCGCGAGCACACGGAACGCCTGCTCCAGTCCGGCCGGATCCTCGGCTTCGAGATCCCTTATACCGCACAGCAGATTGATGATGCGTGCAACGAGACGATTCGTCGCAATGGCCTGACCAACGCCTATGTCCGCCCGATCGCCTGGCGCGGCGCCGAGGAGATGGGCGTGGCCGCGAAGGCGACCACCGTGCAGCTCGCCATCGCCGTCTGGGAGTGGGGCGCCTATTTCGGCGTGGAGCAGCGCATGAAGGGCGTGAACCTCGCCATGGCCAAGTGGCGCCGCCCGCATCCCGAGACCGCACCCACCGCCTCCAAGGCGGCCGGCCTCTACATGATCGGCACGATGAGCAAGGAGGCCGCCATGGATGAAGGCGCCGACGACGCCATGATGCTCGACTGGAAGGGCGACCTGGCCGAGGCCACCGGTGCCAACGCCTTCTTCGTGATGGATGGCGAGGTGCACACGCCCAAGCCCACCTGCTTCCTGGACGGCATCACCCGCCGCACCGTGATGGACCTGGCCCGCAAGCGCCAGATGAAGGTGGTGGAGCGCGTGATCCATCCGGACGAGCTGCCCAAGGCGAGCGAGGTCTTCCTGGCCGGCACCGCCGCCGAGGTGACGCCGGTGCGGCGCATCGGCACGCAGGACTTCACGCCCGGCGCCATCACCGAGACGCTGATGAAGGATTATGACGCGCTGGTGAATCGTCGCGGCTGA
- a CDS encoding glycosyltransferase: protein MNPFAFLTRFLAGRAAERERAVKRMAALAARRDGDAARDRRDWAEAAAHYERYLALAPDDAALWVQLGHARKEAGDLPAAEQAYRTAQERRPRDHDIALQLGHALKLQGRLEEAAAAYALSDQLAPVNHAAEELAALAGVEIRPRPAGVTARQISERERLALERLREAELDVARAPENPATHRALSEALLQAGRRNAAIAAAREAFRLEPERRNWQAIRRVGGAPPDEGTPGGPQLHDVTDLLTMVRDTGRATGIQRVQLGLAEGILADPVAAEQARFVFLAERFGPLWTLAREDIAAIIAYCLHEPHDALRAEALVHGAMDRARPTHLPSARVFFIMGAFWFWAGVPSALARLRAAGLRIGVLIYDLIPLSHPEHTSEGTVAAFRQGLEEGATLWDFALTISEFTARELGRQLAAIEAPSIPIRPVPLAHRISPPDKPDALAFPEAVRDLQGQDYVLCVGTIESRKNHLALFQAWQILLREGLDPPPLVLVGRPGWRVTDLMEQLEATRFLGGRVRLVHGVSDPELEGLYRGCLFTIFPSFTEGWGLPVGESLALGKLCLAALEGATPEAAGGFAEPIDAYSPRDIAARVRHFVTDRAALAAAEAKLREGFTPRGWPDVTRHFLEELSGCLAAPPPQRAAPEPPRLAPGQRLLFAPGAAVGDLLVLGAGFEPPEAPGAWLIGTSGTLHLDCAAPLRLWFRLRAAPWAMENRTGIALGDGPLQWAEVEPGQEAMLALDVPAGPATLRLVVDGPTHPPPDGERRPIRVALSEITAAAQETGRLVPGRAVVFGAAAATQDWLSLLAEGWSQTANGQGVSALAADPALRLALPLEAAGEVRVLLHLHVRAGAHGRLRHPGGLTDLPEGGGALLLPLQIRTDAEGMARIALSMEDRSVPPIRIAALQWAAEGDMAARLAMIESVMLPEGGAAHALSPTRLMALEARLRAETTEPATPLPGGEAGRAALRLVTSRKG from the coding sequence TTGAACCCATTCGCCTTTCTCACCCGCTTCCTGGCCGGGCGTGCCGCTGAACGGGAGCGGGCGGTAAAGCGCATGGCCGCGCTGGCGGCGCGGCGCGACGGCGATGCCGCGCGCGACCGGCGCGACTGGGCCGAGGCCGCGGCCCATTACGAACGCTACCTCGCCCTCGCCCCCGATGACGCGGCGCTCTGGGTGCAGCTCGGCCATGCCCGCAAGGAAGCGGGTGACCTGCCGGCGGCCGAGCAGGCCTATCGCACCGCCCAGGAACGCCGGCCACGCGACCACGACATCGCGCTCCAGCTCGGCCATGCGCTCAAGCTGCAGGGCCGCCTGGAGGAGGCGGCGGCGGCCTATGCGCTCTCCGACCAGCTGGCGCCCGTCAACCACGCGGCGGAAGAACTCGCGGCCCTGGCCGGCGTGGAGATCCGCCCGCGGCCGGCCGGCGTCACGGCCCGCCAGATCTCGGAGCGCGAGCGCCTGGCGCTCGAACGCCTGCGCGAGGCCGAGCTCGATGTCGCGCGCGCGCCGGAAAATCCCGCCACCCACCGCGCCCTGTCCGAGGCGCTGCTCCAGGCCGGCCGGCGCAACGCCGCCATCGCCGCCGCGCGCGAGGCCTTCCGCCTGGAGCCCGAGCGGCGCAACTGGCAGGCGATCCGCCGCGTCGGCGGCGCCCCCCCGGATGAGGGAACGCCCGGCGGCCCCCAGCTGCATGACGTGACCGACCTGCTGACCATGGTGCGCGACACCGGCCGCGCCACCGGTATCCAGCGCGTCCAGCTCGGCCTGGCCGAGGGCATCCTGGCCGACCCGGTGGCGGCCGAGCAGGCCCGCTTCGTCTTCCTGGCCGAGCGCTTCGGCCCGCTCTGGACCCTGGCGCGCGAGGACATCGCGGCCATCATCGCCTATTGCCTGCACGAGCCGCATGACGCGCTCCGCGCCGAGGCGCTGGTGCATGGCGCGATGGACCGCGCGCGACCGACGCACCTGCCCTCGGCGCGCGTCTTCTTCATCATGGGCGCCTTCTGGTTCTGGGCGGGCGTGCCCTCGGCGCTGGCGCGGCTGCGCGCGGCGGGGCTGCGGATCGGCGTGCTGATCTACGACCTCATCCCCCTCAGCCATCCCGAACACACCAGCGAAGGCACGGTCGCCGCCTTCCGCCAGGGGCTGGAGGAGGGCGCCACCCTCTGGGACTTCGCGCTGACCATTTCGGAATTCACCGCGCGCGAGCTGGGGCGGCAACTCGCCGCCATCGAGGCGCCGAGCATCCCGATCCGCCCGGTGCCGCTGGCCCATCGCATCAGCCCGCCCGACAAGCCCGACGCGCTCGCCTTCCCCGAGGCGGTGCGCGACCTGCAGGGGCAGGACTACGTGCTCTGCGTCGGCACCATCGAATCCCGCAAGAACCACCTGGCGCTGTTCCAGGCCTGGCAGATCCTGCTGCGCGAGGGGCTGGACCCGCCGCCGCTGGTGCTGGTCGGCCGGCCCGGCTGGCGCGTGACGGACCTGATGGAGCAGCTGGAGGCGACGCGCTTCCTGGGCGGGCGCGTGCGCCTCGTGCATGGCGTGTCAGACCCCGAGCTGGAGGGGCTCTATCGTGGCTGCCTTTTCACCATCTTCCCCTCCTTCACCGAGGGCTGGGGCCTGCCGGTGGGCGAATCCCTGGCGCTGGGCAAGCTCTGCCTCGCCGCCCTCGAGGGCGCCACGCCGGAAGCGGCGGGCGGCTTCGCCGAGCCGATCGACGCCTATAGCCCGCGCGACATCGCTGCCCGGGTGCGACACTTCGTGACCGACCGCGCAGCGCTGGCCGCCGCCGAGGCGAAGCTGCGGGAGGGCTTCACGCCGCGCGGCTGGCCGGATGTGACGCGCCACTTCCTGGAGGAGCTTTCGGGCTGCCTGGCCGCGCCGCCCCCGCAGCGGGCGGCACCGGAACCGCCCCGCCTGGCCCCCGGCCAACGCCTCCTCTTCGCACCCGGCGCGGCGGTGGGGGACCTTCTCGTCCTCGGCGCGGGCTTCGAGCCGCCGGAGGCGCCCGGCGCCTGGCTCATCGGCACCTCGGGCACGCTGCATCTCGATTGCGCGGCGCCGCTGCGGCTCTGGTTCCGGCTGCGCGCCGCCCCCTGGGCCATGGAAAACCGCACCGGGATCGCGCTGGGCGACGGCCCGCTGCAATGGGCCGAGGTTGAGCCCGGGCAGGAGGCGATGCTGGCGCTGGACGTGCCGGCCGGCCCCGCCACGCTGCGCCTCGTCGTGGACGGGCCGACCCACCCGCCGCCGGACGGCGAACGCCGGCCGATCCGCGTGGCGCTGAGCGAGATCACCGCCGCCGCGCAGGAGACGGGGCGCCTCGTCCCCGGGCGCGCCGTGGTCTTTGGCGCCGCCGCCGCCACGCAGGACTGGCTTTCCCTGCTCGCCGAGGGCTGGAGCCAGACGGCCAATGGCCAGGGCGTGAGTGCCCTGGCGGCCGATCCGGCGCTGCGCCTCGCCCTGCCCCTCGAGGCGGCGGGCGAGGTCCGCGTGCTGCTCCACCTGCATGTCCGCGCCGGCGCGCATGGCCGGCTGCGCCATCCCGGCGGCCTGACCGACCTGCCGGAGGGCGGCGGCGCGCTGCTGCTGCCGCTGCAGATCCGGACGGATGCCGAGGGCATGGCCCGCATCGCGCTGAGCATGGAGGATCGCAGCGTGCCGCCGATCCGCATCGCCGCGCTGCAATGGGCCGCCGAGGGCGACATGGCCGCACGGCTGGCCATGATCGAATCCGTGATGCTGCCCGAGGGCGGCGCCGCGCACGCCCTCTCGCCCACGCGCCTGATGGCGCTGGAGGCGCGGCTGCGCGCCGAGACGACCGAGCCCGCCACCCCGCTGCCGGGCGGCGAGGCGGGGCGGGCGGCGCTGCGCCTCGTCACCTCGCGCAAGGGCTGA
- a CDS encoding glycosyltransferase, which yields MRLMLDLQGVQGAARHAGLGRYSLELARALVRGRGQHEVQILLNLRLADSAARLAAEFAPLLGPEGIRRWTAPPGCAAGQHPQASLRRLAEHLRAEAVSAAAPDLLHLGSVFEGLRHDVVTTWPAELERPRIAATVHDLIPMTLREMYLDGHWREAGLVPWYARCLDELAACAPLLANSEATRAEVLRHLSLPPERVVVVGGGASPGFAPPPPDPVAREALLRRYDLAEGYLLYLGAGDFRKNEGLLLRAYAALPEGLRARHRLAIGHVNPPHLREMARGAGVAEGEMVCLPFIPDRDLPGLYAAAGLFVMPSLAEGFGLPLLEAMACGAPCIASNRSALPEVLARSDALFDPEDAEGLTRLMQRLLEAPELRADLAAYGPRRARDFSWDRVAAEAWAAFERARPVAPKGRLGRKKSLAVISPLPPTPSGIADYTAELAPALAAHYAVTVVSAVRPEGPLTGRLPWMSEDDFAEQGGRFDRVLYHIGNNPMHTRILQDLLPRIPGVVTLHEAAITDLRNWLDRRADAAEPRTTRVVREEGYPALFAPYELAGSAGPMAEALALVLHSGHARWLLEMQYGNAALAHAHVLPLMRQPVLLPSREAARASLGVAEEELIVASFGIVTPQKLPERLLAGFAALARSVPAARLVFVGEAQDGSTALMAAAERQGLAGRVSVAGRVPPGIYQAWLAACDLAVQLRRGSRGETSAAAKDVLMAGRPLISNRHGAMAEMEASGCRLIGEPAETAELAAALLEIGRDAALRSQMGEAARRWALRELNPDRVAAAYAAVLEHAYVHGPQAGLAHLLAISRDLPLSARDAAAAGLSLATTFPGVRQPRLWLDTGLAGLEEGTLTMLREGLGAMRPEPCAQAGQGWVTAHGWAWERLDLPDQPPPEGPAIMAPGDALVAPPGLARDLAAAQGVRVLDGLHPGLQRGEGPAQRMLVERLLGA from the coding sequence ATGCGCCTTATGCTGGACCTCCAGGGGGTGCAGGGGGCGGCGCGGCATGCGGGCCTGGGCCGCTACAGCCTGGAACTGGCGCGCGCCCTGGTGCGCGGGCGCGGCCAGCACGAGGTGCAGATCCTGCTCAATCTGCGCCTCGCGGATTCGGCGGCGCGGCTGGCGGCGGAATTCGCCCCGCTGCTTGGGCCGGAGGGGATCCGGCGCTGGACCGCGCCGCCGGGCTGCGCCGCGGGGCAGCATCCCCAGGCGTCGCTGCGCCGCCTCGCCGAGCATCTGCGCGCCGAGGCGGTGAGCGCCGCCGCCCCGGACCTGCTGCATCTCGGCTCGGTCTTCGAGGGGCTGCGGCACGATGTCGTCACCACCTGGCCGGCGGAGCTGGAGCGGCCGCGCATCGCCGCGACCGTGCATGACCTGATCCCGATGACGCTGCGCGAGATGTATCTCGACGGGCATTGGCGCGAGGCCGGCCTCGTGCCCTGGTATGCGCGGTGCCTGGACGAACTCGCCGCCTGCGCGCCGCTGCTCGCCAATTCCGAAGCGACGCGCGCCGAGGTGCTGCGCCATCTGTCCCTGCCGCCGGAGCGCGTGGTGGTGGTGGGCGGCGGCGCCTCGCCCGGCTTCGCGCCCCCGCCGCCCGACCCGGTTGCGCGTGAGGCGCTGCTGCGGCGCTACGACCTGGCCGAGGGCTACCTGCTCTACCTGGGGGCCGGGGATTTCCGGAAGAACGAAGGGCTGCTGCTGCGCGCCTATGCCGCGCTGCCCGAGGGGCTGCGGGCCCGCCACCGCCTGGCGATCGGGCATGTGAACCCGCCGCACCTGCGCGAGATGGCGCGCGGCGCCGGCGTGGCCGAGGGCGAAATGGTGTGCCTGCCCTTCATCCCGGACCGCGACCTGCCCGGCCTCTATGCGGCGGCGGGCCTCTTCGTCATGCCCTCGCTGGCCGAGGGCTTCGGCCTGCCGTTGCTGGAGGCGATGGCCTGCGGCGCGCCCTGCATCGCGAGCAACCGTTCCGCCCTGCCCGAGGTGCTGGCCCGCAGCGACGCGCTGTTCGACCCGGAGGATGCCGAGGGGCTGACCCGCCTGATGCAGCGCCTGCTGGAAGCGCCCGAGCTGCGCGCCGACCTCGCTGCCTATGGCCCGCGCCGCGCGCGCGATTTCAGCTGGGACCGCGTAGCGGCGGAGGCCTGGGCCGCCTTCGAGCGCGCCCGCCCCGTGGCGCCGAAGGGCCGGTTGGGGCGCAAGAAGAGCCTCGCGGTCATCTCCCCCCTGCCGCCGACGCCGAGCGGCATCGCCGACTACACGGCGGAACTCGCCCCCGCGCTGGCCGCGCATTACGCGGTGACGGTGGTCAGCGCGGTCCGGCCGGAAGGGCCGCTCACCGGGCGCCTGCCCTGGATGAGCGAGGATGATTTCGCCGAACAGGGCGGCCGCTTCGACCGCGTGCTCTATCACATCGGCAACAACCCGATGCACACGCGCATCCTGCAGGATCTGCTGCCGCGCATCCCGGGTGTGGTCACGCTGCACGAGGCCGCGATCACCGACCTGCGCAACTGGCTCGACCGCCGCGCCGATGCGGCCGAGCCGCGGACGACGCGCGTGGTGCGCGAAGAGGGCTACCCCGCGCTCTTCGCCCCCTACGAGCTGGCCGGCAGCGCAGGGCCGATGGCCGAGGCGCTCGCCCTCGTGCTGCATTCCGGCCATGCGCGCTGGCTCCTCGAGATGCAATACGGCAATGCCGCCCTCGCGCACGCCCATGTCCTGCCGCTGATGCGCCAGCCCGTGTTGCTGCCCTCGCGCGAGGCGGCGCGGGCCTCGCTCGGCGTCGCGGAGGAGGAGCTGATCGTCGCCTCCTTCGGCATCGTCACGCCGCAGAAGCTGCCCGAACGCCTGCTCGCCGGCTTCGCCGCCCTGGCCCGTTCCGTGCCCGCCGCGCGCCTGGTCTTCGTGGGCGAGGCGCAGGATGGCAGCACGGCCCTCATGGCCGCGGCCGAGCGCCAGGGCCTGGCCGGGCGCGTCAGCGTGGCGGGGCGGGTGCCGCCCGGCATCTACCAGGCCTGGCTCGCCGCCTGCGACCTCGCGGTGCAATTGCGGCGCGGCAGCCGGGGCGAGACCTCCGCCGCCGCCAAGGATGTGCTGATGGCCGGCCGGCCGCTGATCTCCAACCGGCATGGCGCGATGGCGGAGATGGAAGCCTCCGGCTGCCGCCTGATCGGTGAGCCGGCCGAGACCGCCGAACTCGCCGCCGCCCTGCTCGAGATCGGCCGCGACGCGGCGCTGCGCAGCCAGATGGGCGAAGCCGCCCGGCGCTGGGCGCTGCGGGAGCTGAACCCGGACCGCGTCGCCGCCGCCTACGCCGCCGTGCTGGAGCACGCCTATGTCCACGGACCGCAGGCCGGGCTCGCGCATCTGCTCGCCATCAGCCGCGACCTGCCGCTCTCCGCGCGGGATGCGGCCGCGGCGGGGCTGTCCCTGGCCACCACTTTCCCCGGGGTGCGCCAGCCGCGCCTCTGGCTCGACACCGGCCTCGCCGGCCTGGAGGAGGGCACGCTGACCATGCTGCGCGAGGGCCTGGGCGCGATGCGGCCCGAACCTTGCGCGCAGGCCGGCCAGGGCTGGGTCACCGCGCATGGCTGGGCCTGGGAGAGGCTAGACCTGCCGGACCAGCCGCCGCCGGAGGGGCCCGCCATCATGGCCCCGGGCGATGCGCTGGTGGCCCCGCCCGGCCTCGCGCGCGACCTCGCGGCGGCGCAGGGCGTACGCGTGCTGGACGGGCTTCACCCCGGCCTGCAGCGCGGCGAGGGCCCGGCCCAGCGCATGCTGGTGGAGCGGCTGCTCGGCGCCTAG